The genomic window ACCCCTTGTCACGGTGTCACCTActctagcccccccccccccctctccttTCCAATGGCCGCCGCCGTTCGCCGCGTACTGCGTGGGGTTTCCTCCATCTCCGTTTCCAACACCAGCCGTCTCCTCTCCACCACTTCCCCACCTCCCTACCGGAGCTCCAACACCAACTCACCAGTTGCCTTCGACTGGTCCGACGACGACGCTGACAGCTCCTCACATCCACCCCCGTCCACGGCGAAGAAGGATGAATTACCTCCCCCCTACTACGACCCCTTCCGCAAGAATCCCGCCGTTGCCGAGCCGTCCGACCCCACCAACCTACAGGAGATCTTCCACAGGATGCGGAAAGAGGGCCTCACCGATTACGCCATCAAGATGTTCGACGGATTGTCCAAGGACGGGCTCACCCACGAAGCTCTCGCGCTCTTCGCCGTCATTAAGGACAAGGGCGCCATGCCCGACGCTGTCGCCCACACCGCCGTCCTCGAGGCCTATGCCAACGCCGGCCCTGCGCACTGGCGCGACGCCGTGCGCACCTACGACCGCATGCTCGCGTCTGGCGTCATGCCCAACGCGTACACGCTGGCCGTGCTTGTCAGGGGGCTCGCGGCCAGCGACCGGTGTGCGGAAGCCGGCAAGTACCTAGTGGAGATGCTCGACCGCGGGATGCGGCCGAATGTGGCGACGTATCTGGCCGCGTTTGAGGCGTATCTGAGGATGGGGAAAGTGGAAGAGGGGAAAGCGCTGCTACAGACGATGGAGGGGAAGGGGTTCGTGCCAGACGAGGAGGCCGTGCGTGGCGGCACTGTGAAGCGGGGGCAAGTGTTCGACGGCATAATGAACTTGCTCTTTGGCAAGTAATAGTGGTACGCTCTGATTGGTGCATGTAGGAAGTTTGAATCAAAAATAGTATTTGCTCTTCTGGTAATTGTGGTACTGGTACGCCTTGCTTCTTGGTTCATGTAGGAATGTCTGAATCAAA from Miscanthus floridulus cultivar M001 chromosome 11, ASM1932011v1, whole genome shotgun sequence includes these protein-coding regions:
- the LOC136491132 gene encoding pentatricopeptide repeat-containing protein At4g38150-like, with the protein product MAAAVRRVLRGVSSISVSNTSRLLSTTSPPPYRSSNTNSPVAFDWSDDDADSSSHPPPSTAKKDELPPPYYDPFRKNPAVAEPSDPTNLQEIFHRMRKEGLTDYAIKMFDGLSKDGLTHEALALFAVIKDKGAMPDAVAHTAVLEAYANAGPAHWRDAVRTYDRMLASGVMPNAYTLAVLVRGLAASDRCAEAGKYLVEMLDRGMRPNVATYLAAFEAYLRMGKVEEGKALLQTMEGKGFVPDEEAVRGGTVKRGQVFDGIMNLLFGK